The segment ATCAATGTtaacctatatatatatataagctaTATATATTCTTCCTGTGAAAACAGTTTGGATATTGCCTTGTTTCAAGGTTCTATGTGTCTTATTCCTAAACCCCCTCCTTTATTCTGAAAAGGGATTTGttataataatttttttgtatgccatgtatgcatgttttgtttgattcatcagttatatttatttttatattcatccaAAGTGGATTCAGaattgttttggtgtttttgcattttttgaaaataaacacttaaaagaTGAAAACGATGTTCTAACTTCATTTAAATCTATTTTGGGGGAATAACATACaccaaaaatttaaaataatagaaGTTCAGTCAGTTGAAATCAATTTTGTGCAAACAATACAATTAGCACAAGGAGCTTTTAGCTTGATTCAAGTTCTTAAATTAAACTAATTTCATATTTCCATCTATTTATTCTTAAGCACAACACATCTGTAAATCTGTTAGTGTTAGCCACAGCTGGcttgttttcagctgctgtccTTTGGCCAGTCAACACATAATACAATTACTAACACACTACTGCCTGCTCCATGACACACCCTCTGCTCACTGCTGCCACCTCACTACGCAGACATGTGACAGGTTAAAGACAAACTGAAAGTAAAGGGACGACTGTGGATGCTCTGAATAAACAGGGGCCCCATGAATAATTTGACAAGAACCAATATTATTGGCGATTTCACCACATCTCAACTCAAATGAACATCTTTGGGGGAATCATTAAATCACCATATGTGAGAGATAAGACTCGGCAATGAAACAAGTTTgaatcaatagcaatataacaaaagtttaATACATATCAATATAATGCTTATTCCCAGTGAGGAGGTGTAAGACATTATTGATCTATTTCAGATTTATAAATctttttatcaagtgtttgtcgttgtgagtttattttataaaacagcCTTAATGAGAGAACATGTTTTAGAAGACGCTGTTTCATTGACATTATCAGTACAAATAAAGGGACGTTGTAAATCTATGCTGCAGCTGATCTGGAGTTTTATGAGACTGGGACTGTAAATCCACAATATGTATGGATGATTATAGATATTGATTGTAGATATTCATTATAGATATTGTAGGTGTGATCTAAGGTTGAGTCAGCAGCTCTCTGACTGTTTGATTTATCTAGATATTGACTGTGtcacaaataataaaacccACAAATCACTAAGTCTGAGTTAAAATAACAACTGTGACATCATGCGATATCATCCTCTGTTATCAAATGTATGTAAAATACACCATGGATTAATAGGAATAAGATGAGACaggcaaatgtttaaaattgttttcttcttgattGCTTTATTGCGCATCACTTGGCATGAAGAGATACATTCATTTTGACACATGTCCTTCATTGAAGGTATGGGTGCTGTCACTCACAGAGTCATAAAGCAGCACATTGTTTGATTTCTGTTCAGATACAAAAACTTCATCTGCTAAAACGCAGAAAATAGAGAAATTCAAAGATACATCACACAGGATGTATCAACCAATGGGGCATGTGAATAtcacacaaaaatattaaacatgtttaacatTAATAACTTTGTCACCTATATAGATGATGTTATTGACAATACACAAGCATTCCCAATGAGAATAATAACTTGCACTTCACAGAGTAACATCTGAATAAGAAATAAGTGACTACTGGTAAAATAATAGTCGACCTGTTGTCTGCAAatatcacagaaacacacaatttaacttttacaaaagtaaaaaacagcagaagaaatTGCAGTAGCATGCAATGACTCTTCAAAAACGAGATGACCACAAGAACGAGCACAGTTGTTGGAGAGTTCTGCTCTTGAGCTTCACTTTGACAAAAGTCCTTAGGTGTCTACCAcggcctccagggggcgctgctgaCTGGACTCTTGTCTTTGGTGATGCCGGTGTGGACTGTGGAGCTCAAGGGAGAGAAGTCAGCCTCTGTCAGCTTCTCCTCAGAGGAAGACTGCAGCTTGTTGACGTGCTTCATCagtcttctctgctgctgtgcattCACCTCCTCACTGGACAGGAAGTGTGCCACCTCTTGGACACATCTGGTGTAGCCCCGTTTGACGGCTGCTGAGCCCACAGCtggattctgctgctgctgctgctgctgcagtcgtCTGAGGAAGTAAACTGTCATCTCCAGGATGTCTGCTTTCTCCAGCTTGGAGTCTGGCTGCTGGTTGAGGAACTCTGGACCCAGGAGAGACTTGAGCTGCTCGATGCTGCTGTTGATTCGCTCTCTGCGTAACTTCTCCACCAGAGGctttctgagctgcagagacaagaaCAAAGTCAGTCATCAACTCATTCTGGAGTCAAGAGTCAGcatgaacaaacacaagctCTCGTGGAAGAAGAGCACGTCTCCTTGAATCTTCAATTTACCTTGTGGCTCCGAGTCAGATGCTCCTGAGAGTTGGTCCTTGCTGCAGTGATTGTAGGAGCCATGTGTGGATCTCTGTGCTGTAGAGGTCTGTGTAGAGACAATCTGATCTCTGCTGCCTTCATCCCTCCTATTTATAGTCCCACATCTCCATATCAATGTGTGGGTCTGGGTCTGGCTGCAGTTTCTCACAGtctcggccaatcagagcgctCGGGGAGACAATAAAGGATGCTAGACACTGAATGGTGTTATTGCCTCAGGGATAATGGTTAGATCTCAGGGGAACAGGTGGAGGACTGGGAGGGGAGAGGGTGTaggagacaggggggggggggggaggaggactCAGAGCTCTGTGTGAATCTGGGAAAGTGGTGACC is part of the Hippoglossus hippoglossus isolate fHipHip1 chromosome 5, fHipHip1.pri, whole genome shotgun sequence genome and harbors:
- the LOC117761047 gene encoding transcription factor HES-5-like, whose protein sequence is MKAAEIRLSLHRPLQHRDPHMAPTITAARTNSQEHLTRSHKLRKPLVEKLRRERINSSIEQLKSLLGPEFLNQQPDSKLEKADILEMTVYFLRRLQQQQQQQNPAVGSAAVKRGYTRCVQEVAHFLSSEEVNAQQQRRLMKHVNKLQSSSEEKLTEADFSPLSSTVHTGITKDKSPVSSAPWRPW